The Antarcticibacterium sp. 1MA-6-2 genome has a window encoding:
- a CDS encoding glycoside hydrolase family 43 protein: MKNLLYLSILFFGVGCSAQKNQSETSGNNNPVFPGWYADPEGIIFDDTYWIFPTYSAPYEKQVFFDAFSSPDLVNWTKHEKVLDTSAIKWANRAVWAPSIIKKDDRYFLFFGANDIQSNEEKGGIGVAVASTPEGPYKDHIGKPLIDKFHNGAQPIDQFVFKDVDGEHYLIYGGWRHCNIAKLNDDFTGFVPFENGEIFKEVTPDNYVEGPFMFVKDGKYYFMWSEGGWTGPDYSVAYAIADSPMGPFKRIGKILQQDPKIATGAGHHSVIKVPNEEKYYIVYHRRPLGETDRNSRVTSIEEMHFDENGLIKPVTITHEGVEAYPLKK, translated from the coding sequence ATGAAAAATCTCCTCTATTTGTCTATCCTTTTTTTTGGAGTAGGATGTTCAGCTCAAAAAAACCAATCAGAAACTTCCGGTAATAACAATCCTGTTTTTCCCGGGTGGTATGCAGATCCTGAAGGAATTATTTTTGACGACACATACTGGATTTTTCCAACCTACTCTGCTCCATACGAGAAGCAGGTTTTCTTTGATGCCTTTTCTTCTCCCGATCTTGTCAACTGGACAAAACATGAAAAGGTATTGGACACCTCTGCAATTAAATGGGCTAACAGGGCAGTTTGGGCTCCTTCCATAATAAAGAAAGATGATCGTTACTTCCTGTTCTTTGGAGCAAACGACATCCAGAGCAACGAAGAAAAAGGTGGGATTGGAGTTGCAGTTGCTTCTACTCCTGAAGGACCCTATAAAGATCATATAGGTAAACCCCTTATTGATAAATTTCACAATGGAGCACAACCAATAGATCAATTTGTATTTAAAGATGTAGACGGGGAGCATTACCTCATATACGGAGGATGGCGTCACTGCAATATTGCCAAATTAAATGATGATTTTACGGGCTTTGTACCCTTTGAAAATGGTGAAATCTTTAAAGAAGTAACTCCTGATAATTATGTGGAAGGCCCATTTATGTTCGTAAAAGATGGAAAATATTATTTTATGTGGTCTGAAGGCGGATGGACAGGACCAGATTACAGCGTTGCTTATGCCATTGCTGATTCCCCTATGGGGCCATTTAAACGTATTGGAAAAATTCTCCAGCAGGATCCAAAAATTGCTACCGGAGCAGGACATCATTCAGTCATTAAAGTACCTAATGAAGAAAAATATTATATAGTTTATCATCGCAGGCCTCTTGGTGAAACCGATAGAAACTCCAGGGTGACTTCTATTGAAGAAATGCACTTCGACGAAAATGGATTGATAAAGCCTGTAACTATAACTCATGAAGGTGTAGAAGCCTATCCTTTAAAAAAGTAA